TTGCCGCGAGGTCGAATCATTGAGGTCTTCGGACCGGAATCGTCCGGAAAAACCACGTTGTGCCTGCATGCCATTGCCGAAGCGCAGAAAGCCGGCGGGGCGGCAGCCTTTATCGATGCCGAGCATGCGTTGGATATCACTTACGCTAAAAAGCTTGGGGTCCACACCGATGATCTGCTGGTGGCCCAGCCGGATACCGGCGAACAGGCTCTGGAAATTGCCGAAACCCTGGTCCGAAGCGGAGCATTGGATATCATTGTCGTCGATTCCGTTGCAGCCCTGGTCCCTCGTGCAGAAATCGAAGGGGAAATGGGAGATTCCCATATGGGGCTTCAGGCGAGATTAATGTCCCAGGCCTTGCGAAAATTAACTGGGGCCATTTCCAAGTCTCAAGCTTCGGTGGTATTTATTAATCAGATTCGCATGAAAATTGGGGTGATGTTTGGTAATCCCGAGACCACGACCGGCGGCAACGCGTTGAAATTTTATTCTTCAGTGCGGTTGGATATTCGCCGGATTGAATCGATTAAAGAGGGCCAGGAAGTGATGGGGAGTCGGGTGCGGGTGAAAGTGGTCAAAAATAAAATGGCCCCGCCCTTCAAACAAGCCGAATTTGATGTCATGTTCGCCGAAGGCATTTCCAAAGTCGGGGAATTAGTGGACTTAGGCGTTGAGCGTCGAATCGTAGATAAAGCCGGAGCATGGTATTCTTATAAGGAGGAACGGCTCGGTCAGGGCCGGGAGGCGGTCAAAACCTTTCTGAAAAGTAATCCGGATATTGCCCAGGACATCGACACGCAATTACGAAACAGCTATGGCCTTTCCGGGGAGCCTCAAAAAAAAGAGGAATCATCCACGCCTGTCAGTTCTAACTTAAAAAAGTCAGCAGGAGACCGTGACTGACCTGGCCCAATGGCAATATCATCTTGAGCGAACATCATTGATATGATTGCAACATCACTTGAACTTCGGCAGGCGTTTGTAAAGTACTTCTCGAGCCGTGGGCATACGGTGGTGCCCAGCGGGCCGCTCATTCCGCAAGCAGATCCTACTCTCCTGTTTACCAACGCGGGTATGAATCAATTTAAAAGTGTGTTCTTGGGTGAGGAATCCCGACCCTATAGCCGGGCTGTTTCCATTCAAAAATGTCTGCGGGCAGGGGGAAAACATAATGATTTGGAGAATGTAGGTTTTACCCGCCGCCATCACACCTTTTTTGAAATGCTGGGCAATTTTTCCTTTGGAGATTATTTTAAAGAGGAAGCGATTGCGTTTGGGTGGGAATTTCTCACTCAAATTGCCGGACTGCCGGCTGATCGATTGTGGGTGACCGTGTTTCGTGAGGATCAGGAAGCCTATGATCTATGGCATACACGACTGGGGATTCCAGAGAGTCGCCTTGTTCGTCTGGGTGAAAAGGACAATTTTTGGCAAATGGGAGAGACGGGTCCCTGTGGTCCTTGCAGCGAAATTCTCATCGATCAGGGTGAGGCATTCGGATGTGGGCGTTCGACCTGTGCCGTTGGGTGTGACTGTGATCGATATCTCGAGATTTGGAATTTAGTGTTTATGCAATTTGATCGGGATTCTGTGGGCACGCTCAATCCTCTACCCAGGCCCAGTATTGACACGGGAATGGGGTTAGAGCGGTTGGCGGCGGTGACCCAGGGAGTGGCGTCAAATTATGATAGCGATGTGTTCAGCCCTATTTTGGAACGCATAGGGAAGAGTACCGGACAGGTGTATGGTATCTCTCCAACGGCTGACCGGTCGATGCGGGTGATTGCGGACCATCTGCGGGCGATGACCTTTTTAATCACCGAAGGGGTGTTGCCATCGAATGAGGGGCGTGGCTATGTCCTGCGACGGATTATGCGTCGAGCCTCACGGCATGGCCGGTTATTGGGGGTGGAGCGAGAATTTTTATATGACCTCGTATCCTCCGTGGTTGATCTCATGGATTCGGTGTATCCGGACCTTCGTTTGATGAAAGATACGGTTTCTGAGATTGTGCAGGGGGAGGAAACACGCTTTATTGGAACCTTAGAGCAGGCCTTGCCTCTCCTTAACCAAATCCTGGAGGAAGCCAAGCAACAGGGGAGCCAAATCTTAGGAGGGGAAGCGGTTTTTAAGTTGTATGATACCTACGGATTCCCCCTTGATTTGGTGGAAGATGCTGCACGAGAAGAAGGGTTGGAAGTCGATCATATCGGTTATGAGCAAGCGCTAGAGGCCCAACGTGATCGAGCCAGAAAAACTGCCAGATTTAGCCAGGCGGATTCTCGGAGCGACCTGGTGAATGCTCTCGGGCAGTTCCCTTTGACTAAATTTGTGGGTTATGCCAGTCAGGAAAATAAAGGGAAGCTACTCGCCTTGGTGAAGGACGAGCATGTCATTAAGGAAGCCAAGCAAGGGGAGACGGTGGAGTGTGTCCTGGATACTACGCCTTTTTATCCCGAAGGTGGGGGGCAGGTCGGGGATCAAGGAACGTTGGTGGGCCCATCGGCCAGAATTGTCGTCCATGATACCACAAAGCTGGCAAAGGGGTGGTTTCTCCACAAGGGCCAGGTCATTGAAGGATCTGTTCACGTTGGCGATGTTCTCACCGCCACGGTACAGGGTCATTTACGGCAGAGTGCGGCACGAAATCATACGGCGACCCATCTTCTTCATGCCGCATTGCGGGAAATTTTAGGTCCTCATGTGAAGCAACATGGATCTTTGGTGGCCCCCAATCGATTGCGGTTTGATTTTTCACATTTCAAAGGATTGACCCCCAGAAATATTGAAGAAATCGAAGGACTGGTGAACGAACAAATCCGTCAGAACCTGTCTATAAAGGTTGAAGAAATGGAAATTCAGGATGCTTTGAGTCGAGGAGCTCTGGCTTTTTTTGGCGATAAGTATGGGGAACAGGTTCGGGTTGTAGAAATGGGTTCGTTTAGTCAGGAATTGTGCGGGGGAACACATTGTGCTCGAACAGGCGATGTCGGTCTGTTTCGTATCGTGTCCGAAGGAGGTATTGCGGCAGGTGTCCGGCGTATTGAGGCACTCACGGGCGAGGGGGCTGTGGCCCAAACTCAACATCAGGAAGCCGAATGGCGAGAATTGGCGGCCGTGCTGAAAGCCGGGCCCAATGAAGTCGTTGAAAAAGTCAGGAAACTTGTTGGAACCCTCCGTGATACCGAACGCGAATTAGAGCGTGCGAAACAAAAATTGCTTGATCAGCAAGGTGCTGGTCAGGAAGCGTCGATTCGGGACATAGGTGGAATGCCGATCCTTACCCAGCGGATCGATGGTTTGACTATCCAAGAATTGCGAACCTTCTCTGATAAGCTCCGGCACAAAGTGCCTTCCGGTCTCTTGGTTTTGGGGTCGGTCAAAGAAGGAAAAGTTTCGTTATTGGTGATTGTGGCCAAAGAACAGGCCCACAAAATCCCCGCAGGAAAAGTCGCTCACCATGTGGCTCAACTCGTTGGGGGGTCTGGAGGCGGCCGACCAGATATGGCTCAGGCTGGTGGTAATCAACCAGAACAGTTAGATGAGGCCTTGCGGAGTGTATATGACTATGTTGCCTCACACATAGGTACATTGAAGGAGGAGTAAACTCCCTCAGCATGATGATGTGGCTGCATTGTCCCCCCACATGGACCGACGGGGAGCAGTAGGAAAGGGGACCTCGTGACGTGATCCTTGTTCGCCGGACCGTAGTTAGTCTTTTAACGGTGGTAGTTCTGGTCATGGCTGGTTTTGTGTGGATGAATCAACCCATGGGTGGATCAATCCAACCGGTTCTTGTCGAAATCCCACCTGGTACTCCTTTTACACAGGTTTCCCACATTCTCGAGCACCATCACCTTATTGGATCAGAATGGTTTTTTACTCTTTTGGGGCGTGCGCAGCGGGTCGATCGAAATATCATTCCAGGCGAATATGAACTGGATGCGGGAATGCAACCCACCGAATTACTGCACAAACTTGTGAAAGGTGAGGTCTATCAATATGCCATTACTATTCCCGAAGGCTATACCGTTGCACAAATTGCGGACATCCTGGATCAAAAACGTCTTGCCCTCAAGCAGGATATTTTTCGATTAAGCCATGACCCGGTATTTATTCAGAGCCTGAATATCCAGGCCCCTACATTAGAGGGTTATCTTTTTCCTGATACTTACCATATTGCTCGCTTTACTCCGCCAGAATCCATCATTCGAACATTTGTTCATCGGTTTCATGATGTGATGATTCCAGAATTCAAAGACCGGGCAATGGTCATGGGCATGACTCTTCAAGAGGTATTGACCCTAGCCTCCGTGGTGGAAAAGGAAACGGGGCTGGCAGCCGAACGACCCTTGGTTTCCGGAGTATTTCATAATCGTCTCCGGCTGGGCATTCCCTTGCAGAGCGATCCCACCGTCATCTACGCCCTCGAATCGTTTGATGGAAATATTCGCAAAGCCGATCTGTCGGTAGATAGCCCCTACAACACCTACAAGGTACGCGGCCTTCCTCCAGGACCCATTGCCAATCCGGGTTTGGCTGCAATTCATGCTGCGCTCTATCCTACCACAACCGATTTTGTCTATTTTGTGGCACGGAACGATGGGAGCCATCAATTTTCTGTCACATTAGCGGATCATAATAAGGCGGTAGACCTGTATCAACGACGATCGATTAGTAAACGTGCTTCGTAAGTGAGTGTTTGTGTATTATCTGCTATGGATGTTCATGAAGCACTGAGCCGACTGGGATTAAAGCTGCCTGCGGCACCTTGTCCTGTCGGGTCATATGTTCCGGCTCGTCAGGCAGGAGACTTAATCTTTGTGAGTGGAGTGCTGCCTTTTCGTGACGGCTTAATTGTGCACCCTGGAAAACTCGGGCGAGAGTTGACCGTAAAGGAAGGAGCTGCCGCTGCTCAATTAGCCATGCTAAATGGGTTAGCCATCCTTCAAGAGATGATGGGAGATCACGCCTGTCTCAAACAGGTGGTGCGTCTGACGGGGCATGTCGCGTCCGTGGAAGGTTTTGTGGATCAACCTGCGGTGATAAACGGGGCTTCTGATTTGTTGGTCAACCTGTTTGGAGATGCCGGGCGTCATGCCAGATTGGCTCTTGGGGCATTCGAATTACCTCTTCATGCTTCAATTGAGCTTGAATTGATCGTTCAAGTGTCTCACCCTTAAGCCGGTTCGTATTCCTTAATCATTCCTTCAGCATGTGCAACCCCGGCTCCTGCTTTTGTAAGGATTGACTCCCCTGGGTCCTGTTGCCGCTTCAAGTGAGCTTCAGGGGTTGCTATGGCTCGATATCTGAGTTGGTTTAGCGATGTTTTCTTATTTTGGCTTGTTCAAATCGAAAGACCGCCTGTAGGAGTGTCGGGAGATCTTTACAAATGTGGCGTGGGACTTTTTCACTCCCCTTTGGTTTGGTCCTAAAATGACATTTGGTAAACGACGAGTTTTGCTGAAAATCTTATGATAGGAAATGGCTGTGAAAGTCATCTTTCTGCCTGTACAGGATCTCTAAATTGACGCATGAAAAGATCGCTTGATATAGTCATTTTGGACACCCGCTCTGACTTGGTTCCATCCCCTGTGTTGGTAGCCACGAAGTTGGGTTGGCTCCTCTTCCCAGTTCGATTTAATGAAGAAGTCCATTGTTTATACCTCATTCATTTTTTGAATCAATAAGCAAGGTTTGTTACCTATGAAACGAGTTCGAACTCTCATGAGCGTTGCCTTAGGTTTTTTTCTTTTTTCATCTGTGGCCCATGCTGAATTATTCCCTTCCGATGGACCTCCGGGCACGACAGTGACCATTAGTGGGGAAGGGTTTGGCGAATTCCAAAATACGCAGGCTAATCGAGTGGAATTTCAGGGCGTCTCGGCGCTCATTCAATCCTGGGAACCTGATTTCATTCTGGTTAAGGTGCCTTTGGAGGCTCGTTCCGGTCCGGTTATGGTTATCAACGGATCGGCCAAAAGAGAAGCCGGAATTTTTTCTGTTACCAATGTTCGTATTGACAGCTTGAATCCTGCGAAAGCCGAAGCGGGTTCCCTGCTCACGATTGTTGGTGAACATTTCGGCAATACGGCTGGGTCTCGTGATCCCAATACCATGTTCGGGGTCAATCAAGTCATCATCAATGGGATTCGGGCGGAGGTGCGACGGTGGCGGCCTACCAAAATTGAAGTTCTCATTCCGGCAAATGCCAAGTCCGGGGATGTGGAAGTGCGCTTAGCGTCAAGCGACCCACTACCGGATGGATCATGTTGTGCTCCTGTTGAGTATGCGGTCAGTAATGCCGTCCCTTTGACCATAATTCCTTCTATTGCCTTTGATCCTACTGAGGGCCCAATCGGGAGTAAGGTCATACTGTCGGGTCAGGGATTTGGAGAAAGCCGACCTGAGGATGGACGAATATATTTTGGGGGAAAGCCTGCGATCATTGCGCAGTGGTCCGATCGAACCATCGTGGCCCATGTGCCGCTGAATGCCAAATCAGGTTCACTGATGCTCCATCGAGAAGGGAAGGAGCGGGAGATTGGAACATTTACCATATTGACTAGTCAGATATCAGGAATGACCCCCCCTCAAGGACCAATTGGGACACTCGTGACGATTAAGGGGAAAAATTTTGGTGTGTATTCAGAAGCCGGCGGCACTGCCTATGCCTTTGATTTTCTTTCCGGGGGCAACGGGGTAGAGATCGGGGGAGTGCCGGCTGTCATTCACCGTTGGCTTGATGAACAAATCGATGTATGGGTGCCATTCAGCGCAAAAAGCGGGCCGGTGATTGTGAAACGTGGAGGAGCTACTCCTAAAAATGATGGCACCTGTTGTGACAGACAAGAGATTGTGACATTAAAGGCCGGAGATTTTACTGTTGTTCAACCGGAAATTCACTCCTATTCCCCCAAAGAAGCCGGCTTGGATGAAGTCGTGACTATTACTGGGAAGGGATTTGGTGATTTTCTGAAAATCTCCGAAGCCACTCGTTTATCTCTTAATCAGGATGCCCATGACTGGCATAACTATAGATTAGGACAGGATGTGTCTCGCAGTGAGGTGCTGGTGAACGGCATTGCAACACATGTCGAATCATGGACCGATACGGAGATTAGGATCCGTGTCCCTCGCCGTCCGGCCTTTGGTTTTGGAAATCCCGAAGGTTTTGAGCCTGACGTCACTAAAGGGGAACTGATTTTGAAGCGAGGTTCATGGGATATGCTCGATACCGGCGAATGCTGTACGCCAAAAAAGTATGTTACTATCGTGGGGGGGCCATTTACGATTTTACAGCGAGGGCTTCCTGACAAAGACTATTGGAATGAAAAAGGGCGAGCACAGTAATGAATTCCGGCATAATTGGAAACCATGATCTAATGAAAAATCGCCATGTGTGGAATCGAATGGTGAAAGGTCTGTGTATGTTGGGAGTTCTTGCTGGTATAGGCTTAGTTGTGAACCCTCAGCTAACCTTTCCTCAAAACACTCCGTCTGCTCTCACACTCCAGACCAGTCCTACCAAGGTAACCTTTCTTGGTGTGCATTTTCTGAATGCCAGGAAGGGATGGATCGTTGGAGCAGGAGGAACGATTCTTCACACCGACGACGGTGGAGCTACCTGGAATTCGAGCCCTCGACGCACCAATGCGCTATTAACTGCGGTGACTTTTGCGGATGCAACGCACGGATGGATTCTTGGACAAAACGGAACCATATTGCATTCTGGAGATGGTGGAAAAAAGTGGGTCCCGCAGGAGAGTGGGACAAATGGAACGCTCTACGCGGCTGATTTTCTTACACCTGAACATGGATGGGTGGTCGGTTCCCGTGGTGTCATTTTACACACTGAAGACGGGGGAGAGAGCTGGGCAGATCAGGTCAGTGGGACGACAGCAGATCTCTTTGGCGTTCATTTTATTAATGAAAAACATGGTTGGGCCGTTGGTGCCCTTGGTGTCATCTTGGCGACTACTGACGGGGGAAAGAGTTGGGGGCTTCAGACCACCAATAATCCCGCCACATTTTTTGATATTGTGTTTACGGATAATGTGGCTGGATGGGTTGTTGGGACGCAGGGAACTATGTTCCAAACGCTGAATGGAGGCGAAGTATGGGTTGATCACACTCGACCCTGTGGAAGTCCATGCATTAAACCCGCCGATTTGGTGAATATTAGTTTTATAAACCCACTGGTTGGTCGAATTGTTGGTGAGCGGGGGACCATTTTAGAGACTAATGACTCCGGCTTTACATGGCAGGAAATCGAACCCCTAAACTCTGAAACCCTGTATGCTCAATCATTCCTTGAACTTTCTAATGGGTTTGCTGTGGGAGACCATGGGACGATCATTCGTTTGAATTCTTCTCCATCTCATCCCTAGTCCTGGGCGTCTCTGCTTTATTCCTCACAGATACTTGAGTCTGGCCTGTAGAATGACTAATGAAGCCAGGCTGGCTGTTTCTGCTCGTAAAATTCCCTGTCCCAACGTGGCAAAAACCACATTCAGGTTTTTGGCTATCTCTCGTTCCTCCTTCGTCCAACCTCCTTCTGGGCCGATGAACACCGAAATGCCGTTTGGATCATCAGATGGT
Above is a window of Candidatus Nitrospira neomarina DNA encoding:
- a CDS encoding IPT/TIG domain-containing protein, with the protein product MKRVRTLMSVALGFFLFSSVAHAELFPSDGPPGTTVTISGEGFGEFQNTQANRVEFQGVSALIQSWEPDFILVKVPLEARSGPVMVINGSAKREAGIFSVTNVRIDSLNPAKAEAGSLLTIVGEHFGNTAGSRDPNTMFGVNQVIINGIRAEVRRWRPTKIEVLIPANAKSGDVEVRLASSDPLPDGSCCAPVEYAVSNAVPLTIIPSIAFDPTEGPIGSKVILSGQGFGESRPEDGRIYFGGKPAIIAQWSDRTIVAHVPLNAKSGSLMLHREGKEREIGTFTILTSQISGMTPPQGPIGTLVTIKGKNFGVYSEAGGTAYAFDFLSGGNGVEIGGVPAVIHRWLDEQIDVWVPFSAKSGPVIVKRGGATPKNDGTCCDRQEIVTLKAGDFTVVQPEIHSYSPKEAGLDEVVTITGKGFGDFLKISEATRLSLNQDAHDWHNYRLGQDVSRSEVLVNGIATHVESWTDTEIRIRVPRRPAFGFGNPEGFEPDVTKGELILKRGSWDMLDTGECCTPKKYVTIVGGPFTILQRGLPDKDYWNEKGRAQ
- the recA gene encoding recombinase RecA — encoded protein: MAERVAPQKETQKDGKKRALDLALTQIEKQFGKGAIMKLGTEDVPRDIPAISTGSLGLDMALGIGGLPRGRIIEVFGPESSGKTTLCLHAIAEAQKAGGAAAFIDAEHALDITYAKKLGVHTDDLLVAQPDTGEQALEIAETLVRSGALDIIVVDSVAALVPRAEIEGEMGDSHMGLQARLMSQALRKLTGAISKSQASVVFINQIRMKIGVMFGNPETTTGGNALKFYSSVRLDIRRIESIKEGQEVMGSRVRVKVVKNKMAPPFKQAEFDVMFAEGISKVGELVDLGVERRIVDKAGAWYSYKEERLGQGREAVKTFLKSNPDIAQDIDTQLRNSYGLSGEPQKKEESSTPVSSNLKKSAGDRD
- a CDS encoding RidA family protein, whose translation is MSVCVLSAMDVHEALSRLGLKLPAAPCPVGSYVPARQAGDLIFVSGVLPFRDGLIVHPGKLGRELTVKEGAAAAQLAMLNGLAILQEMMGDHACLKQVVRLTGHVASVEGFVDQPAVINGASDLLVNLFGDAGRHARLALGAFELPLHASIELELIVQVSHP
- the mltG gene encoding endolytic transglycosylase MltG, whose translation is MILVRRTVVSLLTVVVLVMAGFVWMNQPMGGSIQPVLVEIPPGTPFTQVSHILEHHHLIGSEWFFTLLGRAQRVDRNIIPGEYELDAGMQPTELLHKLVKGEVYQYAITIPEGYTVAQIADILDQKRLALKQDIFRLSHDPVFIQSLNIQAPTLEGYLFPDTYHIARFTPPESIIRTFVHRFHDVMIPEFKDRAMVMGMTLQEVLTLASVVEKETGLAAERPLVSGVFHNRLRLGIPLQSDPTVIYALESFDGNIRKADLSVDSPYNTYKVRGLPPGPIANPGLAAIHAALYPTTTDFVYFVARNDGSHQFSVTLADHNKAVDLYQRRSISKRAS
- a CDS encoding WD40/YVTN/BNR-like repeat-containing protein, coding for MNSGIIGNHDLMKNRHVWNRMVKGLCMLGVLAGIGLVVNPQLTFPQNTPSALTLQTSPTKVTFLGVHFLNARKGWIVGAGGTILHTDDGGATWNSSPRRTNALLTAVTFADATHGWILGQNGTILHSGDGGKKWVPQESGTNGTLYAADFLTPEHGWVVGSRGVILHTEDGGESWADQVSGTTADLFGVHFINEKHGWAVGALGVILATTDGGKSWGLQTTNNPATFFDIVFTDNVAGWVVGTQGTMFQTLNGGEVWVDHTRPCGSPCIKPADLVNISFINPLVGRIVGERGTILETNDSGFTWQEIEPLNSETLYAQSFLELSNGFAVGDHGTIIRLNSSPSHP
- the alaS gene encoding alanine--tRNA ligase, whose product is MIATSLELRQAFVKYFSSRGHTVVPSGPLIPQADPTLLFTNAGMNQFKSVFLGEESRPYSRAVSIQKCLRAGGKHNDLENVGFTRRHHTFFEMLGNFSFGDYFKEEAIAFGWEFLTQIAGLPADRLWVTVFREDQEAYDLWHTRLGIPESRLVRLGEKDNFWQMGETGPCGPCSEILIDQGEAFGCGRSTCAVGCDCDRYLEIWNLVFMQFDRDSVGTLNPLPRPSIDTGMGLERLAAVTQGVASNYDSDVFSPILERIGKSTGQVYGISPTADRSMRVIADHLRAMTFLITEGVLPSNEGRGYVLRRIMRRASRHGRLLGVEREFLYDLVSSVVDLMDSVYPDLRLMKDTVSEIVQGEETRFIGTLEQALPLLNQILEEAKQQGSQILGGEAVFKLYDTYGFPLDLVEDAAREEGLEVDHIGYEQALEAQRDRARKTARFSQADSRSDLVNALGQFPLTKFVGYASQENKGKLLALVKDEHVIKEAKQGETVECVLDTTPFYPEGGGQVGDQGTLVGPSARIVVHDTTKLAKGWFLHKGQVIEGSVHVGDVLTATVQGHLRQSAARNHTATHLLHAALREILGPHVKQHGSLVAPNRLRFDFSHFKGLTPRNIEEIEGLVNEQIRQNLSIKVEEMEIQDALSRGALAFFGDKYGEQVRVVEMGSFSQELCGGTHCARTGDVGLFRIVSEGGIAAGVRRIEALTGEGAVAQTQHQEAEWRELAAVLKAGPNEVVEKVRKLVGTLRDTERELERAKQKLLDQQGAGQEASIRDIGGMPILTQRIDGLTIQELRTFSDKLRHKVPSGLLVLGSVKEGKVSLLVIVAKEQAHKIPAGKVAHHVAQLVGGSGGGRPDMAQAGGNQPEQLDEALRSVYDYVASHIGTLKEE